The Halomonas sp. THAF5a genome segment GATGAAGCAGGGGCACCTGGGTAAAGGTGGTATAGAGCAGCACGCCAAGCAGTGGCCAGAGCCATATCTCCCAACGCTGGGTCGTATCCGGCGATCCCCAGCCGATTGCCAGGCCGACCAGGATCGCGGTGAGATAGATCCAGACCTGATGCTGCTCCAGTGTGGCGCGCATGATGTGAACGGTAGCCTCGTCGCGGACTGAGCTGCTGCAGATGAGAGCCAGTCACCCTAGGCCTCGCCGGTCAACCTTTCAAGGTCGGCAACCACGGCCTTCATGGGGTCGCTGTCGCGGATCAGCAGGCGCGCCTCTCCCTGCGCATTGAAGGCGAAGACAGCGCTGGAGTGCGACACATCATAGTTGCCTTCGCTGTCTTCTTCGCCATACCCGTAGGTCACCCGATAGCGGCGTGTCAGCTTATCGAGTGCCGCTTTATCCCCCGTGAGGCCGACGAACTGGGGGCCGAAGGCGTCGGTGTAGCTATCCAGCGTCTCGGCATCATCGCGGCGAGGATCCACCGAAACGAAGAGCACCTGGATTTCATCGCGCGCGGTCTCATCCATGCGTTGGGTGGCCGCGTCGAGACGCGCAAGAGTGGTCGGACAGATATCGGGGCAATGGGTGAAGCCGAAGAACAGCAGCGTCGTCTTGCCGAGGAACTGATCGGCGCTCACCGTATTCCCCTTCTCGTCGATGAGTTCGAACGCCAGGGACGGCATCAGCCCCGAGATATCCTTGGTCTGCCAGTCTGGATCGCTGCAGCCCGCAACCCATAGCGTCACGAATAGTGCCATGATGCATCGGCGCATCCTGCTCCCCCTACTGTGCTGTCGGCGCCACGGCGCGGAACGTGACACGCTGTCGCTGATTGCCGGCGAAATGAAGGTTCACCTCGACGTCGTCACCAACGACGAGGGGGCGAGCCCGCTTCATGAGCATGAGATGGTAGCCACCCGGAGCGAATTCGACCTGCTCCCCAGCCGCCAGCTCCAGCTGGGCGACGGGCTCCATGCGGGTGACGCCATCCTGATTGACACTGCGGTGCATCATGACATTACCGAAAGCGGAGCTATCCGCTCCTGTCAGGGTGACGCCCTTTTCGCTGGTATTGGTGAGGGTGAAGTAGCCTGCCGCGGGCAGGTCCCCGGGCAGGAGCCTAAGACGCGCCTCGCTGACCTCCAGTTCGGCAGCCGCCAGCGTGCCGGACGTCGCGATCAGCAGCAGGAAGGTCGAGCACCAGTGTTTCGCTAGTCGCGGCAGACTAGGGTGTGGCGTGAGAGACATCAGCAGCATCCTCCTTGCGGGCATCACGGAACAGAAAGCTGAGAATGATCAGAACCCCGATGGCACTCATCATCGTGGCCGGTACCCAAGTCAACAGGCCACCGAGGAGCTGGTCAGTCAGAGGGTCCAGCGGCCAGGCACGCCCGCACACCTCATAGACATCGAAAATGACATTCCGGCTGAAGACGATATAGGCCCCCAGCACGATCTGCGGCGGAATCACCACCAGCAGGATGGCGATGCGCTTGCCGTAACCGAGGCCGCCCTGCTGCGGCGTGCGGCGATCCAGAATCAACCACCAGAACAGCAACCCATCCAGCGCCATGCTCCAGTTCATCACTTGATACAGGTCGGTACTCAGCATCGCATCGAAGTGGACCTCGGGAATCAACCAGAAATAGATCAGCCCGACGAACAGTACGGGAGCGATCAGTGGATGCTGAAGCGTCAGGTATAGGGGGCGCAGCAGGCGCGCGACCGGCCTCCATCCTGAAAAGTGCCTGATTCGGGTCGGCAAGCCGTCTGTCAGTACCGGCAGGGGGGCGGCCAGGGCAATCAGGAAGGGACCGGCGTGATGCAATACCAGATGCTGTGCCCGGTGGGTAAAGAACATGTACTGGGCGAGGTAGTCGTAATGGGTCTGGGTGACGCCATAGATGGTGGCGACACCCAGCAGGTAGGCAAGGACTCGGCCTGCGCCGGTGGCCTCGCCACGCCGTCGGCGCTGCCGGAGGCCACGCAGGTAGAGCGCGATGGCCAGCAGGCAGGCCCCCGACCAGGCCAGCGAGAACTCCCACGGCAGCAGGTAGCCCAGAGCAACGTCGAGGTCGATAGCCCTTCCCTCCCCAGAATCGGCATGCCAACGGTGAGACTAGGAGCCCACCGTGGCATGCGGCAAGGTGGGACTATAAACGCAGACGAAGTCAGAGCCCGCACCTCGGTGCCTGGGAGGCGAGGAAGGCCGCGCCCCAAGGCACGGCACCAGTTCAGTGGTTGGGTATACCGCCAACGCGCCGCCAGTGACCCTGCACAGGGCGATAGGTCCTGTATCAGCCACGACTGAAGTCAACATCACGAGACTGACAGGACCCGACATGTTGTCGTCGTCATGGCCTGCGCAGCGCAATTTCTGCGTAGATACCCTGGTAGTCAGGGTCAGGTGTTTTATCCGGCTCCGGCTTGGGATTCAGGGCTACCATGCGACCGCTGGGGTCATCCAACAGGCCACGAAGCTGTTCATAATCGAAGTTCCAGCCCTCGGCCTTGCGCTGGTTGAGGCGTGTGACGGTCTCTACCAACGTGGACATGCTGTGCCCCTCCCCCTCAAGGGGCGGGAATGCCTGAACCAGCGGTTGCCCTTCATGCCAGCCGATCTTGATGGGCTGGTTGACGATTCGGACCTGGGTGCCGGCGGGCACGCGGTCGAAGATCGACTCGATGTCCCCAGGGAACATGCGAATACAGCCACGACTGGCACGCATGCCGATACCATCCGGCTGGTTGGTCCCATGGATCAAGTAGCCATCGAATCCAAGGATAATGGCATGGTCTCCCAGCGGATTGTCCGGGCCTGGGGGCACCACACTGGGCGCCTCTTCACCGCGTGCCCTGGCTTCGCGCTGAACCGACTCGGGTGGATACCAGGCGGGGTTCTTGATGTTCATGGTGGTCTTGGTCACACCGAGGGGGGTATCGAAGCCCTCGCGACCGATGCCGATAGGATAGGTCTCGACACGTGATGTCTCGTCGTCATCCACCTCGGGATAGTAATAAAGGCGCAGCTCGGCGATGTTGATGACGATCCCGGTGCGCTCTGCGGCGGGCAGGATGAAGCGCCCGGGTATGGTCACCTCGGTACCCTCGCCGGGAATCCAGATGCTCACGTCCGGGTTGGCGCGCACGATCTCCCTGTACCCCAGGTTGTGTCGCCTGGCGATATCGAGCAGGGTATCCTCGCGATCCTCCACCGCTATGCGGTAGGTGTCGCCGATCACATTGCCTTTTTCAGGCAGCGGATAGTGGCCGAGTGGCCACTTGTTCTCCTCCTGGGCCTGAGCAACGCCAATGAACACAAGCCAGCCTGCCAGCACTCCCATCAGCGTGCGTGTTCGAAGCTGCCAGCATGGAGATTTCCTCGCTGTGCCAGAGTGGGATTCGGATAACGCCATCATTCTCTCCCTTTTCGGCTGGACCCTTATCATCCAGACCGACGTGTGTTGAATCGCCATCCAGGCAGCACCAGTAAGGCGGCCAACAGCCAGGTGGGCCAGCTACCAATTCGGGTGAACGGCGTGTTTCCCACCATGGGCAGCACCTCGCCGCGAAGGCTCGTCGCCTGGAACTGTGGTGCACGGGCCATGAGACGGCCCTGAGGATCGACGATGGCGGTCACGCCGTTGCTGGTGGCGCGGATCAGGTACCGGCCGTTCTCCAGCGCACGCAGGCGGGCCATCTGCAGATGCTGCAGGGGGCCGATGGAGCGGCCGAACCAAGTGTCGTTGGAGACCGTCAGCAACAGCTCGGCATCGCGCGCCTGCTCGGCGACACGATCGGCATAGATGATCTCGTAGCAGATGGCGTTACCGATGGTGGTTCCGGCGGCGTGGATCGGCCCCTGAGCCTCGGCCCCGGGGGTCATGGTCGGCATGGGCAGGTCGAAGAAGGCGATGGTGTCGGCGAGCAGGCGCTTCAGCGGCAGGTACTCGCCGAAAGGCACCAGACGCACCTTACGATACTGGCCCTCGGCGTTACCCAGGCCGATCACGCCGTTGTAGTTGTCGCCGCCGTCGCGCTGCAGGATGCCGGTGAGCAGGGCGGTGTCGGGCGACAGGTTGGACTGTACCCGCTCCAGTATGGGCCGCGCGTTCTCCTCGAACATCGGCAGGGCCGCCTCGGGCCAGACCATCAGGTCGAGGTCGTCGGGCTGCTTCCGTGTTAACGACGTGTAGATGTTGACCGCCTCGCGCTGGCCTTCGGGCTTCCACTTGATCGACTGAGCCAGGTTGCCCTGCAGCAGGGCGACCCGCAGCGGCTCGCCGGCCGGCGAGGTCCACTGGGACGGCAGGGCCAAGGGAGTCAGCCAGAGAGCGGCGATGGGCGCCGCGGCCCACCAGCGGCGGCGCAGGAGCTCCACGCCCAGGGTGCCGGTCAGGGCGGTGATCAGCGACAGCAGATAGACGCCGCCCACCGGGGCCCAGGCCGCCAGCGGCGAGTCCACCTGAGAGGTGCCCAGCAGCAGCCAGGGAAACCCGGTAAACAGCCAGGTGCGCAGCCACTCGCTGAGTACCCAGGCGCCGGCGAAGCTGAGGAAGGCCAGGCGTGGGCCCGCGACGCGGCGATAGAGCCAGAAGGGCACGGCATAGAACAGCGCCAGGCCGGCCACGAACAGACCAGTGAGGAAGAGCGCCAGGGGGACCCCGGTATCACCATAGTCGTGGATTGCGACAAAGACCCAGGAGGTCCCCGAGCCGAACAGGCCCACGCCATAGCACCAGCCGCGGAGGGCGGCCTGAGCAGATGTCAGGGCATGGATGCTGACATAGACCAGAGCCACCGCTATCGGGCCCAGCCACCACAGCGTGAAGGGCGCGGCGCTAAGGGTGGTCAACCCTCCGGCGGTCAGGGCCAACAAACAGCCGAGGACCGGAGAGAGCCGTCCGACAGGCGTCATGTCCCGGACTGGCGGGTTCTGTGCATCCATGCCGTCACTCAGACAATCTGGGGGAGGGACGTTCATGCAAGGCCGCCATCGCAAAGGCGATGACACCCAGGAACAGGGCGATATCCGCCAGGTTGAAGGCGGGCCAGTGCCACTCTCGCCAGTAGATGTCCAGGTAGTCCACCACATACCCTCGCGCCAGGCGGTCGATACCATTACCCAGCGCGCCACCCAGCATCAAGCTGTACCCCAGCGCCTCCAGGCGGGGCTTGGGCCTGCACAACAGGAACGTCAGCACGATAGCCGCCATTCCTGTCAGGCACAGGAAGAGGTAGCGCTGCCAGCCACCTGAGTCGGCGAGGAAACTGAAGGCCGCCCCCGTGTTCCACCAGTGACCCCAGTTGAAGAATGGGGTCAGCGGGATGGTCTGGCCATAAGGCATCAGCGCCTGCACCAGCCCCT includes the following:
- a CDS encoding SCO family protein; protein product: MALFVTLWVAGCSDPDWQTKDISGLMPSLAFELIDEKGNTVSADQFLGKTTLLFFGFTHCPDICPTTLARLDAATQRMDETARDEIQVLFVSVDPRRDDAETLDSYTDAFGPQFVGLTGDKAALDKLTRRYRVTYGYGEEDSEGNYDVSHSSAVFAFNAQGEARLLIRDSDPMKAVVADLERLTGEA
- a CDS encoding copper chaperone PCu(A)C; its protein translation is MLLMSLTPHPSLPRLAKHWCSTFLLLIATSGTLAAAELEVSEARLRLLPGDLPAAGYFTLTNTSEKGVTLTGADSSAFGNVMMHRSVNQDGVTRMEPVAQLELAAGEQVEFAPGGYHLMLMKRARPLVVGDDVEVNLHFAGNQRQRVTFRAVAPTAQ
- a CDS encoding cytochrome c oxidase assembly protein produces the protein MDLDVALGYLLPWEFSLAWSGACLLAIALYLRGLRQRRRRGEATGAGRVLAYLLGVATIYGVTQTHYDYLAQYMFFTHRAQHLVLHHAGPFLIALAAPLPVLTDGLPTRIRHFSGWRPVARLLRPLYLTLQHPLIAPVLFVGLIYFWLIPEVHFDAMLSTDLYQVMNWSMALDGLLFWWLILDRRTPQQGGLGYGKRIAILLVVIPPQIVLGAYIVFSRNVIFDVYEVCGRAWPLDPLTDQLLGGLLTWVPATMMSAIGVLIILSFLFRDARKEDAADVSHATP
- a CDS encoding L,D-transpeptidase family protein, whose translation is MALSESHSGTARKSPCWQLRTRTLMGVLAGWLVFIGVAQAQEENKWPLGHYPLPEKGNVIGDTYRIAVEDREDTLLDIARRHNLGYREIVRANPDVSIWIPGEGTEVTIPGRFILPAAERTGIVINIAELRLYYYPEVDDDETSRVETYPIGIGREGFDTPLGVTKTTMNIKNPAWYPPESVQREARARGEEAPSVVPPGPDNPLGDHAIILGFDGYLIHGTNQPDGIGMRASRGCIRMFPGDIESIFDRVPAGTQVRIVNQPIKIGWHEGQPLVQAFPPLEGEGHSMSTLVETVTRLNQRKAEGWNFDYEQLRGLLDDPSGRMVALNPKPEPDKTPDPDYQGIYAEIALRRP
- the lnt gene encoding apolipoprotein N-acyltransferase — translated: MTPVGRLSPVLGCLLALTAGGLTTLSAAPFTLWWLGPIAVALVYVSIHALTSAQAALRGWCYGVGLFGSGTSWVFVAIHDYGDTGVPLALFLTGLFVAGLALFYAVPFWLYRRVAGPRLAFLSFAGAWVLSEWLRTWLFTGFPWLLLGTSQVDSPLAAWAPVGGVYLLSLITALTGTLGVELLRRRWWAAAPIAALWLTPLALPSQWTSPAGEPLRVALLQGNLAQSIKWKPEGQREAVNIYTSLTRKQPDDLDLMVWPEAALPMFEENARPILERVQSNLSPDTALLTGILQRDGGDNYNGVIGLGNAEGQYRKVRLVPFGEYLPLKRLLADTIAFFDLPMPTMTPGAEAQGPIHAAGTTIGNAICYEIIYADRVAEQARDAELLLTVSNDTWFGRSIGPLQHLQMARLRALENGRYLIRATSNGVTAIVDPQGRLMARAPQFQATSLRGEVLPMVGNTPFTRIGSWPTWLLAALLVLPGWRFNTRRSG
- the lspA gene encoding signal peptidase II, whose amino-acid sequence is MAPQSRYWLALAVMVGLADQVIKGLVQALMPYGQTIPLTPFFNWGHWWNTGAAFSFLADSGGWQRYLFLCLTGMAAIVLTFLLCRPKPRLEALGYSLMLGGALGNGIDRLARGYVVDYLDIYWREWHWPAFNLADIALFLGVIAFAMAALHERPSPRLSE